One Micromonospora sp. WMMD812 genomic window carries:
- a CDS encoding MBL fold metallo-hydrolase — protein sequence MLSLTWYGHSTVWIEDSGTRLLTDPLLRSRLAHLRRRRGPVPRLPAAPDAVLVSHLHADHLDFASLRRLPAHTPLVVPAGAGRLVRRALRAGDDRCVEVAAGDRITVGRLTITAVPAAHHGGRGPWSRHQAPAVGYLVHGQATTWFAGDTGLFDEMAKLGPLDLALVPVGGWGPTLGPGHLDPADAAEAVRRAAAAWAVPVHFGTFWPIGCDRIRPDRFLRPGDDFARHARAVAPGTRVRVLRPGESFAMRP from the coding sequence ATGCTCTCGCTGACCTGGTACGGGCACAGCACGGTGTGGATCGAGGATTCGGGCACCCGGTTGCTGACCGACCCGCTGCTGCGCAGCCGCCTCGCCCACCTGCGCCGCCGCCGTGGGCCCGTTCCGCGCCTGCCCGCCGCCCCGGACGCGGTGCTCGTCTCCCACCTGCACGCCGACCACCTGGACTTCGCGTCCCTGCGACGGCTGCCCGCGCACACCCCTCTGGTGGTGCCGGCGGGCGCGGGGCGCCTGGTCCGCCGCGCGCTGCGCGCCGGCGACGACCGGTGCGTCGAGGTGGCCGCCGGCGACCGGATCACGGTCGGGCGACTCACGATCACCGCCGTGCCCGCGGCCCACCACGGCGGCCGTGGCCCCTGGTCCCGGCACCAGGCGCCCGCGGTGGGCTACCTGGTCCACGGTCAGGCGACCACCTGGTTCGCCGGCGACACCGGCCTCTTCGACGAGATGGCCAAGCTGGGGCCGCTCGACCTGGCACTGGTCCCGGTCGGCGGGTGGGGGCCCACCCTCGGCCCCGGTCACCTCGACCCGGCCGACGCGGCCGAGGCGGTCCGCCGCGCCGCGGCGGCGTGGGCGGTGCCAGTCCACTTCGGCACCTTCTGGCCGATCGGCTGCGACCGGATCCGGCCCGACCGTTTCCTCCGGCCGGGGGACGACTTCGCCCGCCACGCCAGAGCGGTCGCGCCCGGCACGCGGGTACGCGTGCTGCGACCGGGCGAGTCCTTCGCGATGCGACCGTGA
- a CDS encoding gamma-glutamyltransferase family protein codes for MTFTTRPTLQGTFGMVSSTHWLASQSAMGILERGGNAFDAAVTAGFVLHVVEPHLNGPGGEVPALVSTAQDPAPKVLCGQGPAPAGATIAHFRSLGMDLVPGSGPLAAAVPGAVDAWLLLLRDHGTLRLEDVLETAIGYAAAGHPLVGRVGDTVAAVRTLFEEHWHTSAALWLRGGRAPAAGELFANPAYARTLEKLVEAGRTAGADRDAQIDAARRAWSEGFVAEAIDRFSRQPFQDSSGRAHAGLVTGADLAAYSATWEEPVTLDWRGYSVAKTGFWGQGPVLLEALAVLDALGDPHAHDPATAAGIHAQAEALKLAFADREAWYGDSADVPAKALLSREYARERAALIGLRASTELRPGRPDGAEPRLPEHVRRAGGRLADLVDATTGEPTVKSDGVTRGDTCHVDVVDRWGNMISATPSGGWLQSSPTIPELGFPLGSRLQMFWLEEGLASSLAPGRRPRTTLSPTMVHRDGKPVLACGTPGGDQQDQWQLPFLLRHLVGGQALQEAVDAPAWHSVSLPASFYPRDSEPGVLVVEDRLHEDVLAALRAYGHEVRLSDGWSLGRLCAVTRDPETGVLAAGANPRGMQGYACGR; via the coding sequence ATGACGTTCACCACCAGACCGACGCTGCAGGGAACCTTCGGCATGGTGTCCTCGACCCACTGGCTCGCGAGCCAGTCGGCCATGGGCATCCTCGAACGCGGCGGGAACGCCTTCGACGCCGCGGTCACCGCCGGGTTCGTCCTGCACGTCGTCGAGCCACACCTCAACGGGCCGGGCGGTGAGGTGCCCGCCCTCGTGTCGACCGCGCAGGACCCGGCGCCGAAGGTGCTCTGCGGGCAGGGGCCGGCGCCGGCCGGCGCCACCATCGCGCACTTCCGGTCCCTCGGGATGGACCTCGTCCCCGGGTCCGGCCCCCTCGCCGCGGCCGTGCCCGGCGCCGTGGACGCGTGGCTCCTGCTGCTGCGTGACCACGGCACGCTCCGGCTGGAGGACGTGCTGGAAACGGCGATCGGGTACGCCGCCGCCGGCCACCCGCTCGTCGGCCGGGTCGGCGACACGGTGGCCGCCGTGCGGACGCTGTTCGAGGAGCACTGGCACACCTCCGCGGCGCTCTGGTTACGCGGCGGCCGGGCGCCGGCGGCGGGCGAGCTGTTCGCCAACCCGGCGTACGCGCGGACGCTGGAGAAGCTCGTCGAGGCCGGACGCACCGCCGGCGCCGATCGTGACGCGCAGATCGACGCCGCACGCCGCGCCTGGAGTGAGGGATTCGTCGCCGAGGCGATCGACCGGTTCAGCCGGCAACCGTTCCAGGACTCCAGCGGGCGCGCCCACGCCGGCCTCGTCACCGGGGCGGACCTGGCCGCCTACTCCGCGACCTGGGAGGAGCCGGTCACCCTCGACTGGCGGGGCTACTCGGTGGCGAAGACCGGTTTCTGGGGACAGGGCCCGGTGCTGCTGGAGGCCCTCGCCGTCCTCGACGCGCTCGGCGACCCGCACGCGCACGATCCGGCGACCGCGGCCGGCATCCACGCCCAGGCCGAAGCGCTCAAGCTCGCCTTCGCCGACCGGGAGGCCTGGTACGGCGACAGCGCCGACGTGCCCGCCAAGGCGCTCCTCTCCCGGGAGTACGCGCGGGAGCGGGCGGCCCTGATCGGCCTCCGGGCGTCCACCGAGCTGCGACCGGGCCGGCCGGACGGGGCGGAACCGCGCCTTCCGGAGCACGTACGGCGCGCCGGGGGGCGGCTGGCCGACCTGGTGGATGCCACGACGGGGGAGCCGACGGTGAAGTCGGACGGCGTGACCCGCGGCGACACCTGCCACGTCGACGTGGTCGACCGCTGGGGAAACATGATCTCCGCGACCCCGAGCGGTGGGTGGCTGCAGAGCTCCCCCACCATCCCGGAACTCGGCTTTCCCCTCGGCAGCCGACTCCAGATGTTCTGGCTGGAGGAGGGGCTCGCCTCGTCGCTCGCCCCGGGACGCCGGCCGCGTACCACGTTGAGCCCGACGATGGTGCACCGCGACGGGAAGCCCGTGCTGGCGTGCGGCACGCCCGGCGGCGACCAGCAGGACCAGTGGCAGCTGCCGTTCCTGCTGCGGCATCTCGTCGGCGGCCAGGCTCTGCAGGAGGCGGTCGACGCGCCGGCCTGGCATTCGGTCAGCCTGCCGGCGTCGTTCTACCCCCGCGACAGCGAGCCCGGTGTCCTGGTGGTGGAGGACCGGCTGCATGAGGACGTCCTGGCGGCACTGCGCGCGTACGGGCACGAGGTGCGGTTGTCCGACGGGTGGAGCCTCGGCCGCCTCTGTGCCGTGACCCGCGACCCGGAGACGGGCGTGCTCGCGGCCGGGGCGAACCCACGGGGCATGCAGGGCTACGCCTGCGGCCGCTGA
- a CDS encoding ABC transporter permease: MLRYLLTRAWQSALTLVLSTVVVFLGVRALPGDPALALAGEDRSPEALAAIRHHYGLDQPLPLQFAQYVERMAQGDFGESIRTGIPVSSMLTTALPVTAELAVLAILIAALLGVGAGVLAAVRRGHPAEWLANGLALVGLSVPHFWLGLLAILYLSVATGLFPASGFVPFLDDPVDNLHHVVLPAVILGTGLAAIIMRQTRSAMLDSLSSDYVRTAKAKGLRPRAVITRHALRNSLIVVVTIVGLQLGGLISGAVVTEQIFGLPGFGKMTIDAVFQRDYPVIQAVVLLTATAYIVINFLVDLLYSVIDPRIRVTGDPA, translated from the coding sequence GTGCTCCGATATCTCCTCACGCGCGCCTGGCAGTCAGCGCTGACCCTGGTGCTGTCGACGGTCGTGGTGTTCCTCGGCGTGCGGGCGCTGCCCGGGGACCCGGCACTCGCCCTCGCGGGCGAGGACCGGTCCCCGGAGGCGCTGGCGGCCATCCGGCACCACTACGGGCTGGACCAACCGCTGCCCCTGCAGTTCGCCCAGTACGTGGAACGCATGGCGCAGGGCGACTTCGGTGAGTCGATCCGCACCGGGATCCCGGTCTCCTCGATGCTCACCACCGCCCTGCCCGTGACGGCCGAGCTCGCCGTCCTGGCGATCCTCATCGCCGCGCTGCTGGGTGTCGGCGCCGGGGTGCTCGCGGCGGTCCGCCGCGGGCACCCCGCGGAGTGGCTGGCCAACGGGCTGGCCCTGGTCGGACTGTCGGTGCCGCACTTCTGGCTCGGGCTGCTCGCGATCCTCTACCTCTCCGTGGCGACGGGGCTCTTCCCGGCCTCCGGGTTCGTGCCGTTCCTCGACGACCCGGTGGACAACCTGCACCACGTCGTCCTGCCCGCCGTCATCCTCGGCACGGGGCTCGCCGCCATCATCATGCGGCAGACCCGCTCCGCGATGCTGGACTCGCTCTCGTCCGACTACGTGCGTACGGCGAAGGCGAAGGGCCTGCGGCCGCGCGCCGTCATCACCCGGCACGCGCTGCGCAACAGCCTCATCGTGGTGGTGACGATCGTCGGCCTCCAACTCGGAGGCCTGATCTCGGGGGCGGTCGTCACCGAGCAGATCTTCGGGCTCCCGGGCTTCGGCAAGATGACGATCGACGCGGTGTTCCAGCGGGACTACCCGGTGATCCAGGCCGTCGTCCTGCTGACCGCGACCGCGTACATCGTGATCAACTTTCTCGTCGACCTGCTCTACTCGGTGATCGACCCACGAATCCGCGTGACGGGGGATCCGGCATGA
- a CDS encoding NYN domain-containing protein, translated as MDQEDRIALFLDYENLALGFRDHHGGHAFDFRPIADALAERGRVVARRAYADWSYFDEDRRMLTRNHVELIEIPQRMGASRKNAADIKMAVDAVELAFERDYISTFVICTGDSDFTPLVHKLRELNKRVIGVGVEKSTSALLPPACDEFLYYDRLEGVEIPPARAPRGRPTRQPTVEPRQVEQEPEPQPAEEPGRDVDRLAALVAQTVAGLQGSSGGEVTASRLKRTLLRKDPTFSESDYGFRTFGELLRHLATNNVVELAEGPAKGDPEVSLPEHGDREIAFGLLRSVVVELAGGDGAVALSGLKDQLRRARPDFGEQKLGYRSFLQFCKAATTAGAVHLRWSPEADDYLLTPEAP; from the coding sequence GTGGATCAAGAAGATCGGATCGCTCTGTTCCTCGACTACGAGAACCTGGCGCTGGGGTTCCGCGATCACCACGGCGGCCACGCCTTCGACTTCCGTCCCATCGCCGACGCCCTCGCCGAGCGCGGACGGGTGGTGGCGCGTCGGGCGTACGCCGACTGGTCGTACTTCGACGAGGACCGTCGGATGCTCACCCGTAACCACGTCGAGCTCATCGAGATTCCGCAGCGGATGGGCGCCTCCCGCAAGAACGCGGCCGACATCAAGATGGCGGTCGACGCGGTCGAGTTGGCCTTCGAGCGGGACTACATCTCGACGTTCGTGATCTGCACCGGCGACAGCGACTTCACCCCGCTGGTCCACAAGCTTCGGGAACTCAACAAGCGCGTCATCGGCGTCGGGGTGGAGAAGTCGACCTCGGCGTTGCTCCCGCCGGCCTGCGACGAGTTCCTCTACTACGACCGCCTCGAGGGCGTCGAGATCCCGCCGGCGCGTGCCCCCCGTGGCCGCCCCACCCGACAACCCACCGTCGAACCGCGACAGGTGGAGCAGGAACCCGAGCCGCAACCCGCCGAGGAACCCGGACGCGACGTCGACCGGCTCGCCGCGCTCGTGGCCCAGACGGTCGCCGGCCTGCAGGGCAGCTCCGGGGGCGAGGTGACCGCATCGAGGCTGAAGCGGACCCTGCTCCGGAAGGACCCGACGTTCAGCGAGTCCGACTACGGCTTCCGTACCTTCGGGGAACTGCTGCGACACCTCGCCACGAACAACGTGGTCGAGCTGGCCGAGGGCCCGGCGAAGGGCGACCCCGAGGTCTCCCTGCCCGAGCACGGCGACCGGGAGATCGCGTTCGGGCTGCTCCGATCGGTGGTCGTCGAGCTCGCCGGTGGCGACGGCGCGGTGGCGCTCTCCGGGTTGAAGGACCAGCTCCGGCGGGCGCGGCCCGACTTCGGCGAGCAGAAGCTCGGCTACCGCAGCTTCCTGCAGTTCTGCAAGGCCGCCACCACCGCCGGCGCCGTCCACCTGCGATGGAGCCCCGAGGCCGACGACTACCTCCTCACCCCGGAGGCGCCGTGA
- a CDS encoding oligopeptide/dipeptide ABC transporter ATP-binding protein, giving the protein MTTTQPHALELEDLVMHFGPVRAVDGVSLRIPKGRVTALVGESGSGKSTVGRCVVRLVRPTAGVVRIAGADVTHLSRRQLRPHRSDVSIVFQDPAASLDPRMLVGEVVAEPLRLSGRRIPRRDREARVATELERVGLRAEVARRYPHELSGGQRQRVSIARALISEPMLLIADEPTSALDVSVQASVLNLLADLQRDIGFACLFITHDLSAVEYLADDIAVMYLGQLVEKGPREQIFARPAHPYTQALLAAAPVADPVRQRERQPVLLGDDLPSALDPPSGCRFRTRCPLAFDRCATEVPAQVAIGGGMAACHLVQPDGTRPDVRAADTSEVLS; this is encoded by the coding sequence ATGACAACGACGCAACCCCACGCCCTCGAACTCGAGGACCTCGTGATGCACTTCGGGCCGGTACGCGCCGTGGACGGCGTGTCCCTGCGCATCCCGAAGGGCCGGGTCACCGCGTTGGTGGGGGAGAGCGGCTCCGGGAAGTCGACGGTGGGACGCTGCGTGGTGCGGCTCGTGCGGCCCACCGCCGGCGTGGTGCGCATCGCCGGAGCGGACGTCACGCACCTGTCCCGGCGGCAGCTGCGCCCGCACCGCAGCGACGTGTCCATCGTCTTCCAGGACCCCGCCGCCTCGCTCGACCCGCGCATGCTGGTCGGCGAGGTCGTCGCCGAGCCGCTGCGGCTGTCCGGCCGGCGGATCCCGCGACGCGACCGGGAGGCCCGGGTCGCCACGGAACTCGAACGAGTGGGCCTGCGCGCCGAGGTGGCCCGCCGGTATCCCCACGAACTCTCCGGAGGGCAACGCCAGCGGGTCAGCATCGCCCGGGCGCTGATCTCCGAGCCGATGCTGCTCATCGCGGACGAGCCCACCAGCGCGCTCGACGTGTCCGTGCAGGCGTCGGTGCTCAACCTCCTCGCCGACCTGCAACGGGACATCGGGTTCGCCTGCCTCTTCATCACCCACGACCTGTCCGCCGTCGAGTACCTGGCCGACGACATCGCCGTCATGTACCTCGGCCAACTCGTCGAGAAGGGCCCCCGCGAGCAGATCTTCGCGCGCCCCGCCCACCCCTACACCCAGGCGCTGCTGGCGGCCGCGCCGGTGGCCGACCCGGTCCGCCAACGGGAGCGCCAGCCGGTGCTGCTCGGCGACGACCTGCCCTCCGCGCTGGACCCGCCGTCCGGCTGCCGCTTCCGCACCCGGTGCCCGCTCGCGTTCGACCGCTGCGCGACGGAGGTCCCCGCGCAGGTGGCGATCGGCGGCGGCATGGCCGCGTGCCACCTGGTCCAGCCGGACGGCACCCGGCCCGACGTCCGGGCCGCCGACACGAGTGAGGTGTTGTCATGA
- a CDS encoding YoaK family protein, with protein sequence MSRTVPHVIHPRAGADGDHDHHRPRRRHALVVVLTFLTGSADAIGFLALGGAFSSVMTGNMVLLGLSAGRGDAELAVTSGCAIASFIVGVLAGARLAGRAEPDDPVWPRRVTRALVLELLVFLVFLVVWEATLRDRAEQVDLALLMLSAAALGIQSSAVQRFGVPGLSSTYLTGTLTSLIAGVAVRSPWRSLRPNAHVLVSLVTGAAVGALVARHLPALAPVLLIVPLVLVIAAASRLAGKRSTDAPTGRRAARRADRV encoded by the coding sequence GTGTCGAGAACAGTGCCACACGTCATCCACCCTCGCGCCGGCGCGGACGGAGACCACGACCATCACCGTCCGCGGCGGCGGCACGCCCTCGTCGTCGTCCTCACCTTCCTGACCGGCAGCGCCGACGCCATTGGCTTCCTCGCCCTCGGCGGAGCCTTCTCCAGCGTCATGACGGGCAACATGGTCCTGCTCGGCCTCTCGGCCGGTCGTGGCGACGCCGAACTCGCCGTGACCTCCGGCTGCGCCATCGCCAGCTTCATCGTCGGCGTGCTCGCGGGCGCCCGCCTCGCCGGCCGGGCGGAGCCGGACGATCCCGTCTGGCCCCGCCGGGTCACCCGGGCGCTCGTCCTGGAGCTGTTGGTCTTCCTGGTGTTCCTCGTGGTCTGGGAGGCCACCCTGCGCGACCGCGCCGAGCAGGTCGACCTCGCGCTCCTGATGCTGTCGGCGGCGGCCCTGGGCATCCAGAGCAGCGCCGTCCAGCGGTTCGGCGTCCCGGGGCTCTCCTCCACGTACCTGACCGGCACCCTCACCAGCCTGATCGCCGGTGTGGCGGTCCGGAGCCCGTGGCGCAGCCTGCGGCCCAACGCCCACGTCCTGGTGTCGCTGGTGACCGGTGCCGCGGTCGGCGCCCTGGTCGCCAGGCACCTGCCCGCGTTGGCGCCGGTGCTGCTGATCGTGCCGCTCGTCCTGGTCATCGCCGCGGCCTCCCGACTGGCGGGGAAGCGGTCCACCGACGCGCCGACCGGCCGGCGGGCGGCGCGCCGTGCGGACCGGGTGTGA
- a CDS encoding ABC transporter permease, giving the protein MTVLTVPMAEAAPAGLTRRTRVLRRLRRNPLAVGSFVVLALAAVVALLSPWLAPYAVEQTDFAHTFSPPGTPGHVLGTDDLGRDVLSRIMLGARASLQVGLLAVATSLVIGVPLGLAAGYFRAWDAVISRFTDLLLAFPFLIMAVGLAAIRGASLGNAAVAIGIAQIPGVIRVVRSDTLRLKSLDFVAAAIVDGASDLWVLARHILPNATSVILVQATVAIPAAILGEAVLSFLGLGIQPPAPSLGTMLATAQQFAARAPWAAVLPGVVIMGLALAFNVFGDALRDALDPKGDR; this is encoded by the coding sequence ATGACCGTCCTCACCGTGCCCATGGCGGAGGCTGCCCCCGCCGGCCTCACCCGGCGTACCCGGGTCCTGCGGCGGCTGCGGCGCAACCCGCTCGCCGTCGGGAGCTTCGTCGTGCTCGCGCTCGCGGCCGTCGTCGCCCTGCTCTCACCCTGGCTCGCCCCGTACGCCGTCGAACAGACCGACTTCGCCCACACGTTCTCGCCACCGGGCACTCCCGGACACGTCCTGGGCACCGACGACCTGGGTCGCGACGTCCTGTCCCGGATCATGCTGGGCGCCCGCGCGTCCCTGCAGGTCGGGCTGCTGGCCGTGGCCACCTCCCTGGTCATCGGCGTGCCGCTCGGGCTCGCGGCGGGCTACTTCCGGGCCTGGGACGCGGTGATCTCACGGTTCACCGACCTGCTGCTCGCGTTCCCGTTCCTGATCATGGCGGTCGGGCTGGCGGCGATCCGGGGTGCTAGCCTCGGCAACGCTGCCGTCGCCATCGGGATCGCCCAGATCCCGGGCGTGATCCGCGTGGTGCGCTCGGACACCCTCCGGCTCAAGTCACTCGACTTTGTCGCCGCGGCCATCGTGGACGGCGCGAGCGACCTCTGGGTGCTCGCCCGGCACATCCTGCCCAACGCGACCTCGGTGATCCTGGTCCAGGCCACGGTCGCGATCCCGGCCGCGATCCTGGGCGAGGCGGTGCTCTCGTTCCTCGGTCTCGGCATCCAGCCCCCGGCCCCCAGCCTGGGCACGATGCTGGCCACCGCCCAGCAGTTCGCCGCCCGCGCCCCGTGGGCGGCGGTCCTCCCCGGAGTGGTGATCATGGGATTGGCCCTGGCGTTCAACGTCTTCGGCGACGCCCTGCGGGACGCCCTCGACCCGAAGGGAGACCGGTGA
- a CDS encoding VTT domain-containing protein: MTATLGALGWLIVVVLFGALVPVVPTGAAVSGAAALAAHQDPATVVLVVLAGAVGAYVGDLAVYLVLHWGGERIARRLRWLRDPQRFERVTARVREGRVSMLLVSRLIPGGRLPVLLAAAVSGLARQRFAVLNAPASLAWSALYAAIGVLGRAIFPQPWQSVVAAILLVVLISQGLSWVSRRRTAPVHPPAAR, encoded by the coding sequence GTGACGGCGACCCTCGGCGCGCTGGGCTGGCTGATCGTCGTCGTGCTGTTCGGCGCTCTGGTGCCGGTGGTGCCGACCGGGGCGGCGGTCAGCGGAGCCGCCGCCCTCGCCGCCCACCAGGATCCGGCGACCGTGGTCCTCGTCGTGCTCGCCGGCGCGGTGGGGGCGTACGTCGGCGACCTCGCGGTCTACCTCGTCCTCCACTGGGGCGGTGAGCGCATCGCCCGACGGCTGCGCTGGCTGCGTGACCCGCAACGCTTCGAGCGGGTGACGGCGCGGGTCCGCGAGGGTCGGGTCTCGATGCTGCTGGTGTCCCGGCTGATCCCGGGCGGCCGGCTGCCGGTGTTGCTCGCCGCGGCGGTGTCCGGGCTGGCCCGGCAGCGCTTCGCCGTGCTCAACGCGCCCGCCAGCCTCGCCTGGTCGGCGCTCTATGCCGCGATCGGCGTCCTCGGCCGCGCCATCTTCCCCCAGCCCTGGCAGAGCGTCGTCGCCGCGATCCTGCTCGTCGTGCTGATCAGCCAGGGCCTGAGCTGGGTGAGCCGGCGCCGGACGGCGCCCGTTCACCCTCCGGCCGCACGGTGA
- a CDS encoding ABC transporter ATP-binding protein, translated as MTTVEAAGGAVAAVATPVLEIRDLSVSFRTEGGTVSAVDRVSLDLAPGEIVGMVGESGCGKSVTAMSIAGLLPDSARITGSVRLRGTELVGTRESALRRVRGKEIAYIFQEPMTSLNPVLTVGRQIAEVLQVHERMSRRAARARAVELLSLVGIPSATTRVDNYPHQLSGGMRQRVMIAMAVACGPKVLVADEPTTALDVTVQAGILQVLRDLRDRLGTTILIITHDLGVIADVADRVVVMYAGRVVEQAPVTDLFAHPRHRYTAGLLSASPTPGVHAGTRRLQEIPGLVPVLSTQPDACTFAARCPAADARCLDSAPPLEAAGRGAAPTPSDHLAACWHPCPAPRTPAEEATR; from the coding sequence ATGACCACCGTCGAGGCGGCGGGCGGCGCCGTCGCCGCGGTCGCCACCCCCGTGCTGGAGATCCGCGACCTCTCGGTGTCGTTCCGGACCGAGGGCGGGACGGTCTCGGCGGTCGACCGGGTGAGCCTCGACCTCGCGCCCGGCGAGATCGTCGGGATGGTGGGCGAGTCGGGCTGCGGAAAGAGCGTCACCGCGATGAGCATCGCCGGCCTGCTCCCGGACAGCGCCCGCATCACCGGCTCGGTACGCCTGCGGGGGACCGAGCTGGTCGGCACCCGCGAGTCGGCGCTGCGTCGGGTACGCGGCAAGGAGATCGCGTACATCTTCCAGGAACCGATGACCTCCCTGAACCCGGTGCTCACCGTCGGGCGCCAGATCGCGGAGGTGCTCCAGGTCCATGAACGGATGTCCCGGCGGGCCGCCCGGGCCCGTGCCGTCGAACTGCTGTCGCTCGTGGGAATCCCGTCCGCCACGACCCGCGTCGACAACTACCCGCACCAGCTCTCCGGCGGCATGCGCCAGCGGGTCATGATCGCGATGGCGGTGGCCTGCGGCCCGAAGGTGCTGGTGGCCGACGAACCGACCACCGCCCTGGACGTGACGGTGCAGGCCGGGATCCTCCAGGTGCTCCGGGACCTGCGCGACCGACTGGGCACCACCATCCTCATCATCACGCACGACCTCGGAGTCATCGCCGACGTGGCGGACCGCGTCGTCGTCATGTACGCCGGGCGGGTCGTGGAGCAGGCGCCGGTCACCGACCTGTTCGCCCATCCGCGCCACCGGTACACGGCCGGGCTCCTGTCGGCGTCGCCGACGCCGGGCGTCCACGCCGGCACCCGGCGGTTGCAGGAGATCCCCGGTCTCGTGCCCGTCCTGTCCACCCAGCCCGACGCGTGCACGTTCGCGGCCCGCTGCCCGGCGGCCGACGCGCGGTGTCTGGACTCCGCTCCGCCGCTCGAAGCGGCCGGGAGGGGCGCGGCGCCGACGCCGTCGGACCACCTCGCGGCCTGTTGGCACCCCTGCCCGGCGCCCCGGACGCCAGCCGAGGAGGCGACGCGATGA
- a CDS encoding GntR family transcriptional regulator: MAEDLRDKLGAQHLPLRDQVLGALRTAIIDGDYLPGERLTEDRLAEDFGVSRNPVREALRVAEAEGFVVILPRRGAVVASPSSGTIADMFAVRERLEALAARLAAERATAADVAALRALLEQGREATERQDLRRVAELNSALHLRILQISGNPWLSSIAKALYLHVQWIFRLGAAERAPHSWAEHIQLVDAIESGDGDRAERAALAHLDAASAAAYENAEGGYGAR, translated from the coding sequence TTGGCTGAAGACCTGCGGGACAAGCTCGGCGCTCAACACCTGCCGCTACGCGACCAGGTCCTCGGCGCCCTACGGACCGCCATCATCGACGGCGACTACCTTCCCGGGGAGCGGCTGACCGAGGACCGGTTGGCCGAGGACTTCGGCGTCTCGCGGAACCCCGTGCGGGAGGCGCTGCGGGTCGCCGAGGCGGAGGGCTTCGTCGTGATCCTGCCCCGGCGCGGCGCGGTCGTCGCCTCGCCCAGCAGCGGGACCATCGCGGACATGTTCGCCGTACGCGAGCGCCTGGAGGCGCTGGCCGCCCGGCTGGCTGCCGAGCGGGCGACGGCGGCGGACGTGGCCGCCCTGCGGGCCCTGCTGGAGCAGGGCCGCGAGGCGACGGAGCGGCAGGACCTGCGGCGCGTGGCCGAGCTGAACAGCGCCCTGCACCTGCGGATCCTCCAGATCAGCGGAAACCCCTGGCTCTCGTCGATAGCCAAGGCGCTGTACCTCCATGTGCAGTGGATCTTCCGGTTGGGTGCCGCGGAACGGGCGCCGCACTCGTGGGCCGAGCACATCCAGCTGGTCGACGCCATCGAGTCGGGTGACGGTGACCGCGCCGAGCGGGCGGCACTCGCCCACCTCGACGCGGCGTCCGCGGCGGCCTACGAGAACGCGGAGGGCGGGTACGGGGCCCGCTGA